A single region of the Branchiostoma lanceolatum isolate klBraLanc5 chromosome 1, klBraLanc5.hap2, whole genome shotgun sequence genome encodes:
- the LOC136430452 gene encoding UDP-glucuronosyltransferase 1A5-like, with translation MAFSSTFVGIVAMLVCILADQRTHGGKVLFVPSPDISSHWFSLAYVGQALAGRGHAITAIVPESIVARRRMERPDFEFETFQDGETLSRLQAIDSQELSMVMNDGQVTFLTLLKLRYTWARQTAKHCELLVGNSSLLGRLRAARYDTIATDGAFQCGFILAAMLEIPNVAHLVPMVHDSRATGVPCPISYVPSPYSSFVDTMTFLERVQNVVSHLQTSAFLWLSASTHDELARRHLGDGKATLIRAMSQTDLWLDNADPLLDSPQPSMPNIVQVGGFHVKNATALSEDLKSFVEGSGNNGVVVVSFGTLIPAWPKRHAEVLAAAFSRLRQRVVWRHDGESPPGLGNNTRLMKWLPQNDLLGHPKTRAFVTHSGRNSVYEAVYHGVPMVCLPIAWDQPGNAARMVARGVGVSLNHFTLTTDELYQAIMQVITDKRYAERAGVLSRLYRDQPQPPMERLVWWIEHVIKHGGLPHLRSRAVDLPLYQYYLLDVAGFLIVIFSAGTTVVWLSCSFMCKKCRGGDKVKSH, from the exons ATGGCGTTTTCGAGTACCTTCGTCGGTATTGTTGCGATGTTAGTATGTATCCTCGCTGACCAGAGAACCCATGGAGGGAAGGTCTTGTTTGTGCCTTCGCCAGATATCTCCAGCCACTGGTTTTCCTTGGCGTATGTTGGACAAGCCCTTGCGGGCAGGGGACATGCTATCACGGCAATTGTTCCAGAGAGCATTGTGGCAAGACGGCGAATGGAAAGGCCCGATTTTGAATTTGAGACATTTCAGGACGGAGAAACATTGTCACGACTACAGGCCATTGATAGCCAGGAATTGTCGATGGTTATGAATGATGGCCAAGTCACATTTCTTACCCTGCTAAAGCTACGCTATACGTGGGCCAGACAGACCGCGAAACACTGTGAGCTGCTGGTTGGAAACAGTAGCCTGTTGGGTCGCCTCAGGGCAGCACGATATGATACCATCGCTACCGACGGCGCTTTTCAATGTGGATTCATACTTGCAGCAATGCTAGAAATCCCAAACGTCGCCCATTTGGTACCCATGGTCCACGACTCGAGAGCTACAGGCGTACCCTGTCCTATTTCCTACGTGCCATCGCCATATTCAAGCTTTGTTGACACAATGACCTTCCTAGAGAGAGTACAAAACGTTGTTTCCCACTTACAAACGTCAGCTTTCCTCTGGCTTTCTGCTAGCACACACGACGAACTTGCCCGTAGGCACCTTGGTGACGGAAAGGCCACCCTTATCAGGGCCATGTCGCAAACCGATTTGTGGCTGGACAATGCAGATCCATTGTTAGACTCCCCCCAACCATCCATGCCAAACATCGTGCAAGTAGGCGGATTTCATGTGAAAAATGCCACTGCTCTTTCAGAG GATCTAAAGTCATTCGTGGAGGGCTCCGGAAATAACGGGGTGGTTGTCGTCAGCTTCGGCACACTTATCCCGGCGTGGCCGAAGCGCCACGCAGAAGTCTTGGCGGCAGCCTTCTCTCGGCTCCGACAGAGGGTGGTGTGGCGGCACGACGGCGAGAGTCCACCCGGGCTCGGCAACAACACCAGGCTCATGAAGTGGCTGCCGCAAAATGATCTTCTag GCCATCCGAAGACTCGCGCTTTCGTCACGCATTCTGGACGCAACAGTGTGTATGAAGCCGTGTACCACGGGGTGCCGATGGTGTGTCTGCCGATAGCCTGGGACCAGCCAGGGAACGCCGCCAGAATGGTGGCCAGAGGAGTCGGAGTGAGTCTGAACCACTTCACTCTAACAACAGACGAGCTGTACCAGGCCATCATGCAGGTTATAACAGATAAAAG GTACGCTGAAAGGGCGGGTGTTCTCTCCCGTCTGTACCGTGACCAGCCACAACCACCCATGGAGCGTCTCGTATGGTggatagaacacgtcatcaaacatggcggactgCCTCATCTCCGTTCCCGCGCCGTGGACCTACCGCTCTATCAATACTACCTGTTAGATGTGGCTGGTTTTCTTATTGTCATCTTTTCGGCTGGAACGACAGTGGTTTGGCTCAGCTGCAGTTTCATGTGTAAGAAGTGCCGTGGGGGTGACAAAGTGAAATCTCATTAG